A DNA window from Coffea arabica cultivar ET-39 chromosome 6c, Coffea Arabica ET-39 HiFi, whole genome shotgun sequence contains the following coding sequences:
- the LOC113691321 gene encoding large ribosomal subunit protein P1y: MSVSELACTYACLALHDDGIPVTAEKIATLVKAANVTVESYWPSLFAKLCEKRNIEDLIVNVGCGGGAAVAVAAPGAGAGSAPAAAAAPAAEEKKEEPKEESDEDMGFSLFD; encoded by the exons ATGTCGGTCTCAGAACTCGCCTGCACCTACGCTTGTCTGGCCCTCCACGACGATGGGATCCCTGTCACT GCAGAGAAGATTGCTACATTGGTGAAGGCTGCTAATGTGACCGTGGAATCCTACTGGCCTAGCCTCTTTGCCAAGCTCTGCGAGAAGAGGAACATCGAAGATCTTATCGTCAACGTTGGCTGTGGCGGTGGCGCTGCCGTTGCTGTTGCTGCTCCTGGTGCCGGCGCTGGTTCAGCTCCGGCCGCTGCTGCTGCCCCTGCCGCTGAGGAGAAGAAG gaggAGCCCAAGGAGGAGAGTGATGAAGATATGGGATTCAGCTTGTTTGATTAG
- the LOC113692606 gene encoding beta-1,3-galactosyltransferase pvg3, with protein sequence MPISASSPLHHLLSMSTIHADTMKPSRSSNGQRFIITSFFFIVFLCILASINEVRFDSFLRFGRCAFSRAPHYSSEEKFLAANSSSTSNSSSTDDVRILIGIPTLPDHYHKRHFLRLVYGIQSPQNAKVDVKFVFCNLTKEDQKVLVALEIMRYNDIIILNCRENMNQGKTYTYFSSLPEMLNNTDGPFPPYHYVMKADDDSYFRLENLVESLRPLPREDLYYGYVIPCPSMDPFVQYMSGMGYLVSWDIVEWIKESDIPLKHLEGPEDKVFGEWLRDGHRAKNRYNAKWSMYNFPEPPTRCTRELWPDTIAVHLLKTQEKWIRTLNYFNVTKNLKPSKLYHIP encoded by the coding sequence ATGCCCATTTCTGCATCCTCACCTCTCCACCATCTCCTTTCCATGTCCACCATTCATGCCGATACGATGAAGCCAAGCAGATCGTCAAATGGCCAGCGTTTCATCATaacttccttcttcttcatAGTTTTTCTTTGTATTCTAGCATCAATAAACGAAGTTAGATTCGATAGTTTTTTAAGATTTGGTAGATGTGCATTTTCACGCGCACCCCATTATTCATCCGAAGAAAAATTTCTTGCAGCTAATTCATCCTCCACGTCCAATTCATCATCCACCGATGACGTTAGAATACTGATAGGAATCCCAACACTTCCTGATCACTACCACAAAAGACACTTCCTACGGCTAGTCTACGGCATACAATCACCTCAGAATGCAAAAGTCGACGTGAAATTTGTATTCTGCAACCTCACAAAGGAAGATCAAAAGGTTCTCGTGGCACTAGAAATTATGCGTTACAACGATATAATCATCCTCAACTGCAGAGAGAATATGAACCAGGGTAAGACCTATACCTATTTTTCAAGCTTACCAGAGATGCTGAACAACACAGATGGACCATTTCCACCATACCATTATGTGATGAAAGCTGATGATGATTCGTATTTTAGGTTAGAAAATTTGGTTGAGTCTTTGAGGCCGTTGCCTAGGGAAGACCTGTACTATGGTTATGTTATTCCATGCCCAAGTATGGACCCTTTTGTCCAGTACATGTCTGGAATGGGGTATTTGGTTTCTTGGGATATTGTAGAGTGGATTAAGGAGTCTGATATTCCATTGAAGCATCTTGAAGGGCCGGAAGATAAGGTTTTTGGAGAGTGGCTTAGAGATGGTCATCGCGCTAAAAATAGGTACAATGCTAAATGGTCTATGTACAACTTTCCCGAGCCTCCCACAAGGTGCACTCGCGAGCTATGGCCGGACACTATTGCAGTTCACCTTTTGAAGACTCAAGAGAAGTGGATTCGGACATTGAATTACTTCAATGTTACAAAGAACCTGAAACCATCTAAATTGTACCATATACCTTAG
- the LOC113691858 gene encoding uncharacterized protein, with the protein MSQEKWSLLGRLRGAVKKIRFLLNFNVNRWKLASIIGASPVKRRLSFNDRPGLRACIDHDSDSIDSGSARGRSLQRTISCPSDEDDIDKRAEMFIANFYRQLKIERQISLELRYARADSFDSASP; encoded by the coding sequence ATGAGCCAAGAAAAGTGGTCCCTGTTAGGCCGCCTAAGGGGGGCAGTGAAGAAGATCAGATTcttgttgaatttcaatgttaACAGATGGAAACTTGCTTCAATCATCGGTGCTTCACCGGTCAAAAGGCGGTTGAGCTTCAATGATCGGCCTGGCTTGAGGGCGTGTATTGATCATGATTCAGATTCTATTGATTCAGGCTCGGCTAGAGGAAGATCCCTTCAGAGAACTATTAGCTGTCCATCTGATGAAGACGATATTGACAAGAGAGCTGAGATGTTTATTGCCAACTTTTACCGGCAGCTTAAGATAGAAAGACAGATTTCCCTGGAGCTACGTTATGCTAGGGCTGACAGCTTTGATTCAGCATCTCC